AGGTTTCCTTGGATCCTAAAGATATTAAATATGGTTACTGCACGACAGTTCTTTTTGAGACTGGTAAGGGAACAACTTATGATCGTGACTGGAGTTACGACGATTTTTACAAAGATTTGAGTGAATTGGGTGATTCTTTGCTTGTTATCGCTGACGATGGTTTGGTCAAAACACATGTACATACAGAAAATCCTGGTGCTATTTTGACTGAGGCAACGCATTATGGTTCGATTCGTTGGGTCAAGATCGATAACATGCGCGATCAGCAGCAGGCTGTGATCGATCGTGTTGCTAAAGAACAGACTGAGAAAAAAAGAGAACCTGTTGAGACGGCTGTAATTACGGTTGCTTCTGGTCATGGTGTGGCTGAACTGTTCGAGTCAATGGGTGTGACTGATGTAATTACAGGCGGCCAGACCATGAATCCATCAACCAAGGATTTATTGAATGCAATCAAAGTTAGTGGTGCCAAAAAAGCGATTATTCTTCCTAACAACAGCAATATCTTTATGGCAGCCAGCCAGGCCGCTGAGATGGCAAAAGTACCTGTTGAGATTGTCAAATCCAAGACCATTCAGCAAGGTTTGACAGCCATGTTGGGTTATAATCCGGAGCTTGATGTTAAAGAGAATGCCAAGGAAATGATTGATCAGCTGGATACGGTCAAATCAGCTGAAATTACAAAAGCTGTTCGCGATACTGTTTTAGATGGCAAAGATATCAAACGTGGTGAGTACATTGCGATTGTCGATGGCAAGATTCAGGCGAATGGTCGAAAGATTCGTGATGTGGCTGTTAATGCAGTCAAAACAATGCTTGATGAAGATTCTGAAATTGTCACAGTTATCTATGGCAGTGAATCTAATGAAAAAGAAGCTGACCAATTAGTAAAAGCAATTTCTAAGCTGAATAGTGATTTGGAAACTGAAGTTCATGAGGGTGATCAGCCTTTATATCCATTTTTGATTTCGGTTGAATAATTTTTTAGTTCATAACACAGCATCAAAATCCGTCCTAGGCGGATTTTTTGTTTGGCCCGCCACAAGAGCTCTTGGCAAAATTGAACAGTGGAAGTAATATAATCTTTCTGTGAGTCTTTTTGATCCAATTACAAAACTTTCTGGTGTTGGCGATAAACGCGCTGAGGCTTTGAAGCAATTAGGAATTGAAAACATTGAGGATCTGCTGACTTATTATCCCTTTCGCTATGATGACTTTGAGACACGTCTGCCCAGCCAAACGGATGATGGCCAAAAAGTTACTTTTAAGGGTATTGTCAGTTCACCCCCGGTCTTGACACATTTTGGTTATCATAAATCCCGGCTCTCATTCCACTTGCTGATTGCCCATGATAATATTTCTGTTTCTTTTTTTAATCAGCCATGGTTGGAAGAACGTGTTGAAGTAGAGCAGGAAATCGCTGTTTTTGGGACCTATGATGCGATTCACGCATCGTTAGCCGGCCAAAAGATTATCAATTTGGCTGAGAATTCGTTGGCAGCTGTTTATCCTTCCAGCCAAGCGATTCATGCAAAAACAATTCAGCAGCTGATTCAAAAAGCTTACAGTCTCTATGCCAACCAAATTGAAGATCTGATACCAGCTGATTTACGTCAGCTATATCGTTTGCAGCCTCGGAAAAAACAGATTCACGATATGCATTTTCCAAATGATGCCGAGGAGGCTCGTCTGGCACGCCGTTCTGCTGCTTTTGAGGAGTTCTTTATTTTTCAAATGCGTCTGCAGCTTTTGAAGTTATCTGCTCAGGAACACCAAGGACGAGCAGTCAATTATGATAACCAAGTCCTACAGGATTTTGTTGAGCGGCTGCCATATCGCCTGACTGATGCTCAACAGAAAGTGCTGGACGAAATTCTTCAGGATTTAAGCGCACCGATTCATATGAATCGCCTGCTGCAGGGGGATGTCGGGTCTGGTAAAACGATTGTGGCCGCTATTGCGATGCTGGCTGCCTATAGCGCTGGTTTTCAAGCTGCGATTATGGTGCCGACCGAAATTTTGGCCCAGCAGCATGCCATTAATTTGAGCAATTTATATGAATCCTGCGGCCTGCATTTACGTGTTGAGCTACTCACGTCTGGATTAAAGGCAGCTGCCCGCCGACAGATCCTGCAGGATCTGCAATCTGGCGAGATTGATATTATTGTGGGTACTCACGCTCTGATTCAGCCAGACGTGCATTTCCATAACTTGGCTTTAGCTGTTGTTGATGAACAGCACCGATTCGGTGTCAAGCAGCGTGCAGCTTTACGGGAACAGGGACAGAATCCGGATATTCTAGCCATGACCGCCACGCCCATTCCACGCACTTTGGCCATCACAGCTTATGGCGAGATGGATGTTTCAATAATTGATCAGCTGCCAAGCGGCCGGAAGCGTATTGTCACACGATGGGTTAAATCCAATCAAACTGATAATGTTTTTCAATGGGTTAAAAAGCAAATGGTTGCTGGTGCACAAGTCTATGTGGTGACGCCTTTAATTGAAGAATCGGAGACGCTGGACGTACAAAATGCTTTATTGGTTTATGATCAGCTGCAGACAGAAATGGCACCTTATCATGTGGCTTTATTGCACGGCCGTATGTCAAATGAGGATAAACAGCAAGTGATTTCAGATTTTGCTGCTAATAAGACACAATTACTGGTTACAACAACGGTCATTGAAGTGGGTGTAGACATTAAAAACGCGACCATTATGATTATCTTGGATGCGGATCGTTTCGGACTGGCGCAGCTGCACCAATTACGCGGTCGAGTCGGACGAGGTGATAAGCAGTCCTATGCGATTTTGATTTCCGATCCCAAGACGCAGTATGGGATTGATCGGATGACAGCCATCGAGTCCACGACAGATGGTTTTCAATTAGCTGAAAAAGATTTACAATTACGCGGTCCCGGCGATATGATCGGTGTCAAACAAGCTGGTCTGCCGGAATTCAATGTAGGCGATCCGGTGCATGATTTAAAAATGATGGAGATCGCTCAGCAAGCCGCAATCGAGATTACGAGGCAGCCGCACTGGGATTCTGACAAAGACCATGCCGGACTGGTAAAATATTTGTCGTTGACTATGTATCGATATAAGGACTTTGACTAAGATGAGTAAATTATATACAATTGCGATCGACGCAATGGGGGGCGACAACGCTCCTGAAGAAATTGTGAAGGGCGCTTTAATCGCTAGAGACCGGTATGATAATCTGCAATTGGATCTATATGGGGATAAAGGCCGGATTCTAGAGATTATTGGCGATAGTGATCAAAACAGGCTGACAATCATCAATACCACTGAGAGCATTGAAATGGGCGAAGAGCCAGTTAAGGCAGTTCGCCGGAAGAAAGATTCTTCGATGGTCGTGGCTGCTAATGCAGTTAAAGACGGCAAAGCGGATGCACTGTTTTCAGCTGGTAATACCGGTGCCTTGCTTGCGAGCGGCATTTTTATTGTTGGCCGGATTGATGGCATTCAACGACCTGGTTTGTTGACTGTGATGCCTTCTGTGGATGATCCGCAGCGTTCATGGGTGTTTATGGATGTTGGTGCTAACGCTGAAGTAAAAGCACCGTACTTGGTGCAGTTTGCCGTTTTGGGTGATTTCTATGCCACACATGTCTTAAAACGCCCGAACCCTGAGGTCAGACTTTTGAATAATGGCGCTGAAGAAGATAAGGGCGATAAGATTCATATTGAAGCGCACCAACTATTAAAGCATGTCAAAGAATTGAATTTTACCGGCAATATTGAAAGTCGTGAATTATTAAACGGTCACGCCGATGTTGTTGTGGCTGACGGTTTTTCTGGCAATGCAGCACTTAAAGCGATTGAAGGGACGGCTTTAACGATGTTTGCCGGGCTGAAAAATGTCTTGGTTCACAGCGGTTTAAAGACTAAAATCGGGGCCGCACTGGTCAAGCCGGCACTGAAAAAATTCGCTTCTGTTCTGGATTATAATAATGCTGGGGGTGCGGTTATTGCTGGTTTAAAAGCACCAGTGGTTAAAACGCATGGTTCAGCCAAAGCAAAGGCTGTCGCAAATACGATTGGTCAAATTAAAACGATTCTTGAGGTTAATTTGGTGGCGGATATCACGAAATATGTTCAGGAAAATAAAGACCAGTTCGAAGTTCATGTGGAGGAAAAATGACAAAAGAAGAAATTGCTGCTCAGTTAACAAAAGAAGTATCAACACGTTTTAATTTACCGGAATCCAAAATCACACCAGATTTGGATTTTACAAAAGATGTCGATGCCGATTCGATTGATTTTGTCGAATTAGTCATGGAATTAGAAGACAAGTACGATATTGAGATTTCTGACGATGATGCAGCCAAATTGATTACCTTTCAGTCAACAGTTGATTATTTGTACGATCACGTGAGTAAAAGATCATAAAAGAGTTAGTTTGTTGCAATTAATCAGACGTTAAAACTTTCATGCCTCCTTGTCTGGGGGGGCTTTTTGATATAATTAACAAGTTAATGGCTAGTATTCAAGAATCGATTAAAAAAGACTTCGGAATTGAGTTTTCCGATCAAAAATTATTATTAGAAGCCTTCACACAAGGCAATTATCTCAATGAGCATCCTGAGGAAGGAGGGCGTGATTATCAAAGACTCGAGTTTTTGGGCGACTCTGTCATGCAGCTGATTGTGGCTGATTATTTATTTACGCGTTATCCGGATTGGGAAGAGGGCCAATTGACCGAGATGCGTATTGCGATGGTCCAAAGCAAGTCTTTTTCACATTTTGCCAGACTGGCTCATTTTGACCGTTATATTAGATTGGGCAAAGGCGAAGAGCTGTCCGGTGCGCGTAATCGTGATGGTTTATTGGAGGATATTTGGGAGGCTTTTGTAGGTGCTTTGTATAAAGACCAAGGTGCGAAAGCTGTTTTTGATTTTTTGAATCAGATTTTTTTCCCAGCTGTCGATGCAGGGTTTTTTGAAGAGTTCATCGATTATAAGTCCAAATTACAGGAACTATTGCAAAGAGACGGTTCTGTCGATATCGAATACAAAGTGGTCAAAGAAGATTTGTCTGACGCACAAAAGCCGCACTTTGAGGTTGCTGTCTTTGTAGACGGTCAGCCATTGGGTTCTGGTTCGGGCCGGTCAATTAAAATTGCTGAGAAAAAAGCGGCTAAAGTGGCCTATGGGGATGTTCTTCCGAAATGAGACTCAAGTCGCTGGAAATTAATGGTTTTAAATCTTTTGCTGATAAAACAGTCATTGATTTCATGCCTGGCATGACCGGTATTGTCGGTCCAAACGGCTCGGGAAAGTCCAATATCATTGAGGCCATCCGTTGGGTAATGGGCGAACAATCTGCAAAGGGATTGCGCGGCAGCACGATGTCTGATGTCATTTTCGGCGGTTCAAAAAATCGCCGAGCACTCGGCCGCGCTATGGTCACGATGACGATTGATAATTCGGATCATTTTTTACATACAGATTTTGATGAAGTACAGGTATCCCGGCGTCTATACCGCGATGGCCAAGCCGAATATTTAATTAATGGGGTTAAATCTCGTTTAAAAGACATTACGGATTTATTTGTTGATACAGGATTGGGTCGGGAATCGTTTTCGATTATCAACCAAGGCAAAGTAGAAGAAATTTTTAATGCCAAAGCTGAGGACCGACGAGCGATTATCGAAGATGTCGCTGGTGTTTTTAAATACAAGCAGAATAAATTAAAAAGTCAGAATGAGTTAGCACAAACACAGGAAAATCTGGCTCGTTTATTAGATATTGTTAAAGAGATTTCCGATCGTCTTCAACCCCTTAAGGATCAAGCTGCAGAGGCGGAGGCTTTTTTGGCGCTTCGCAAACAGTTCGACCAGCTTAATTTGGTTAAATTAGTTCGCAGCCGGGCAGAATTGTCGCAAAAAGAAAAGCAGTTTACAGATGATTTGCAGCAACTCTTGCTTAAAATTCAGAAACAGGAAGAAGCTCTCAAGGATCAAGACCAGCAACAGACGGACACGAATTTACGTACCAATGGCTTGGATCATGATTTATTAGAATTGAACCGTACGATTGAGACTTTGACCCAGCGCTATGAGCATGCTATCGGGCAGCATCAGCTTCAAGAACAAAAAATCGCTTCTTTGACACAGAATAAGCAGAATCTTGATGAAGACGGGGTCAAGAACACGCAGCGCCTAGCACAGCTGGACCATCAAATTGATGGTTTGCGCACCGATACCGCTAAACTGCAGGAGCAATTGATTCAGGCTCAGGATGCTGTCCATAATATCAGCCAGGAATTAGCCGATAGCGGGGATTTAACGGCTCAGGATCAATTGGAAAATACGCGCAGCCAGTATCTGCAATCTATGCAGGATGCTGCTACATTGTCCAATCAGCTGACCAATTTAGATCGGGATCAGATGCGTATGACTTCTCGACTGGATAGCTTAAACCTTAACCGCCAGCAGGTAATGAAAGAAATTGCTGAAAAAAAACAGGCTGTTAATCAAGGCAAACAGCAGGATGATGATCAGAATTCGGATTTAGAAGCTCAGTCTCAACAGGCGCAAAAAGCGTTAAATGAGAAAAAAACTCACTTATCGACATTAAATCAAAAGCATAGTGATTTGGTTAGCCAATATAATCAGGTGCGTGTACGGGTGGAATCGCTACAAAATGCCAATGAAAATTTGGATTTGTACGTAGGCGTTCGGAATTTATTAAATAGTCGTAACCAATTTCCTGGATTGTTCGGAACTGTTGCTGAATTGATTAAAGTTGCGCCGGCATACGCACTTGCCATTGAGACGGCACTGGGCGCAGGCTTACAGAACATCGTGGTTGATACACAGGAAACGGCAAAAAACGCGATCAGCTTTTTGACTGAACGTCGTTTGGGCCGCGTCACTTTCCTACCGATTGAGACGATTAAAGCGCGTTGTCTGCCTGAAAATCTTTTACAGCGTCTAGACGGTGAATCCGAGTATGTTGGCCTGGCTGCCGACCTAATTGAACGCGATCATCAATTTTCAGCTATTATTGAAAATTTACTAGGGACAACAGTTATTGCCGAGAACCTACCAGCTGCCTTTCGTCTTTCAAAGGCGGCTAACCAACGCTGCCGGATTGTCACACTTGATGGACATGTGGTTAACGCCGGCGGATCAATTACCGGTGGTGCCAATCGCCATCAAAGCGGATTATTGTCTAAAAGAGCTGAGCTGGACCGTTTATCAGCGCAATTAGACCAAATTAAACAGCAGGGCATTCAAGCTAATCAGGATGTGCTGACAGAGCAGCGCGAAATTGCGGCAGCAGAAGCAGCCTTTGTTAAATTACGCAACCAGCTGTTAGCGGATAAAGAACGTTTGCAGCTTCAAAGTGCTCAGAAGGGTTTACTTGAAGAATCGCTTCAGCAAATGGCTAAGCAGTTAAAAGCTAATCAGCTAGAAGAAGATACCTTGAAGACGGATTTATCCCAAGCCAAACAAAATCGGCAATCGGCCGCGGTTCGTTTGCAAAAATTGCAGCAGACAAATGATCAGCTGCGTCTGACGATTCATCGTTTAACAGATAATCTGGCTGATGCACAATCTTCGGCACACCAGCAAAATGATCGTCTGGCTTCTGCCAGAGAACAACTGGCTGCCTTTAAAGTACAGAAACAGGCCGATGAGAAACGTCTTAAAGAACTTGATGATGAGCGTGTACTGCTTATTCAAGAACAGAACCAGCAGGCAGCTAAAAGCCAAACACTTGATCAGCAGCTGCAGCAGCTTCAAAGACAGATACAGCTCTCTTCGGACGCTGGCCAAGCTTCACAAGCCTTAAAAGAAGCTAATGACAAACGTGAACAGCTTCTTGTCGAACAGTCTGATTTAAAGCAGCAGGCCGATGTGCTGAGAAAGGCTATTTCTGAGCAGCAGCAGCAATTGCGGCATCTATTAGATCAAAAAAATCAGCTTGATTCCAAAAAATCAGCTGTCGTTAGTCGTTTGACTGAGCTAGACCAGCAGTTGCAGGATTTAGGAAATCCAGATATTGATCACTTGGATTTGCATTCCGATGAAAGTCTGGCTGATATTAGCCGCCAGTCAGCCGCTTTGAAGGAGGAATTAGCTAAACATAATAGTGTGAACTTAGCCGCCATTGATGAACTTAAAAGTGTTCAAGACCGTTACGATTTTCTGATCAGCCAGCGTGATGATCTGATCAAGGCTTCTGAGAATCTGCAGACCGTGATGGATGATATTGACCGAGAAGTGGTTCGACGCTTTAAAAAAACTTTCGATGCAGTTGCAGAACAATTTAAGACGACTTTTTCTGAATTATTCGGCGGCGGCCAGGGCAGCTTGGAATTAGACAACCCGAAAGATCTTCTGACGAGTGGTATCGAAATTCGCGTTCAGCCGCCTGGAAAAAAACTGCAGCGTTTGTCCCTACTTTCTGGCGGTGAAAAAGCACTCACGGCCATTGCACTGCTGCTGGCGATTTTAATTGTTCACCCAGTACCTTTTGCGATTTTAGATGAGACAGAAGCGGCTTTGGATGAAGCAAATGTCGACAATTTCGGCCGTTTTCTGAAGGATTTTTCTAATAAGACGCAGTTTATCGTGATTACGCATCGTAAAGGCACAATGCGTTACGCTAATGTATTATATGGAGTGACAATGCAGGAACCGGGTGTTTCGACAATGGTTTCTGTGGATTTAGAACAAGCCAAAGCTGCATTGGAGGGCTGATATGAGTTTATTTGACCGCTTATTAGGACGAAAAAAAGACGAAGAAACCCCGCAGAAGACCTTTTTAGGTAAAGTTAAAGATGCTTTGGCGCCTTTATCGGCTGATGAAGATCAGACCTTAGCAGAGAACAAACCAGCTTCGACGCCGCAAAAGCCCGCAGAATCTGATTCTGCCAGCAGCGAAGATCATTACGAAGCTGGTTTAACCAAAACACGGTCAAGTTTTGCTGAAAAATTCCAGTTGTTAATGGCCAATTTCCGCGCCGTCGATGAAAATTTCTTTGATGAGTTGGAGGAGACTTTGATTGCGGCTGATGTCGGTTTCGAAATTGCCTTAAAAATATCAGATGAACTCCAAGATGAAGTGCGTTTGAAAAACGCGACCAGCAAAAAAGAAGTTCAAGAAACGATCATTGAAAAATTGGTCGACGTTTATGACCAAGCCGGCAATGGTGAAGATAACAGTATGCACATGGCTGCCGCTGGTAATCCTTCGGTCTTCTTATTTGTCGGCGTCAACGGCGTTGGTAAGACAACTACGATTGGCAAAATGGCTCAATTGTACCGTCAGCAAAGCAAAAAAGTCTTATTGGCCGCTGCTGATACCTTCAGAGCTGGCGCGACCGAGCAATTAGTTGAATGGGCAAAACGTGATCAAGTCGATGTTGTGACGGGAAAAGAAAAATCCGATCCAGCTGCTGTGGTATTCGACGCTGTTAAACGAGCTGTTGACCAGCACTATGATATCTTATTCGTGGATACAGCCGGTCGTTTGCAAAATAACGAAAACTTGATGCGTGAATTGGAAAAGATGAAAAAAACGATCACGCGCCAGCTGCCGGAAGCCCCGCAAGAGGTATTGCTGGTCTTGGACGCGACGACTGGTCAGAATGCCTTGCAGCAGGCGCGCCTTTTCAAAGATTCGACTGACGTGACCGGCTTGGTGCTGACTAAATTAGACGGCACGGCTAAAGGTGGTATTGTTTTAGCTATCCGACAGGAATTGCATTTACCGGTCAAATGGGTCGGTTTGGGTGAAAAAGTCACAGATTTAGCGCCCTTTGATGCTGATCAATTCGTTTATGGTTTATTTAAGGATTTAATTTAATTTGAAATTAGCGGAAAAACAATTATCAACAGAACTGTTAGCTTTTTATGGCCCTTTGTTGTCCGATAAACAACAGGACGGCCTGCAGGCATTTTTAATTGATGATTTAAGCGTGTCGGAAATTGCTGAAAACGACGAAATCAGCCGCCAGGCGGTGTTTGATCAGTTAAAACGCGCGCTTGATAGCCTGCAGGAATTTGAATCTAAGCTGCACTTAAGAGAAAATTATCTTGCACGCAGAAAAATCGAAACACAGCTGCAAGAAAAATTTGATCCGCGTTTACTAACTACTTTAATTGATTTGGAAGAAAAATAATGGCATTTGAGAATCTAACATCCAGAATTCAAACAGCAATGAAGAACCTGTCCGGCAAGGGCAAAGTTTCTGAAGGCGATCTTGATGAGACCTTACGAGAAATTCGTCTGGCTTTATTAGAGGCCGACGTTAATTTAAAAATTGCCCGCAGTTTTATTGCTCAGGTACGAGAGAAGGCTTTAGGGGCCAAGGTTCTTGAGGGTTTAAATCCGTCAGAACAGATCATTAAAATTGTTAACGACCAACTGACTGATATGATGGGTGCTCAAGCGGTGCCTCTGAATAAGTCGCCAAAGATTCCAACGGTGATTATGATGGCTGGGCTGCAAGGTGCTGGTAAGACGACAACTGTTGCTAAGCTGGCTAATAAGTTGAAAAACGACAACCATGCTCGTCCACTATTAATTGCGGCCGACGTTTACCGTCCAGCTGCGATTGAACAGTTACAGACTTTGGGTCGCCAGCTGTCAATCCCTGTTTTTGATCAGGGTACTGACGTTGATCCGCGTCAGATTGTCAAGGATGGTTTAAAACAAGCTGATCAAGAAAAAAATGATTATGTTTTCATTGATACGGCTGGGCGTCTGCAAATCGATGAACTTTTGATGCAGGAATTAAAAGACATCGAAAAAATTGCCAAACCTGACGAAATCCTGCTGACTGTCGATGCCATGACCGGACAGAACGCGACCGAGACAGCTCAGGGCTTTAATGATGCTTTGGGTATTACGGGTGTCGTTTTGACCAAGCTGGATGGCGATACACGTGGTGGCGCTGCGTTGTCGATTCGTGAAGTCACTGGTAAGCCAATTAAGTTCGTCGGTGAAGGCGAAAAAGTGACTGATCTGGATGTTTTCTATCCTGATCGTATGGCCAGCCGAATTCTGGGCATGGGCGATATCCTTTCTCTGATCGAGAAAACACAAAAAGATGTTGATGCAAAACAAGCAGCGGCGCAACTACAAAAGCTGCAGGAAAACAGTTTTGATTTCAATGACTTTTTAGATCAGCTCAAACAGGTTCAGAACATGGGCCCAATGGAAGACATGCTGAAAATGATTCCTGGTATGGCCAATAATGCGGCTTTGGCGCAAGTTCAAGTTGGTCCCAAAGACTTCGCTCACATGGAAGCGATTGTTTATTCGATGACACCGGCCGAAAGATTGGACCCGGAACTGCTATCACCGGCACGCCGCCGCCGGATTGCTGCAGGATCTGGACGGCCTGTGATTGATGTCAATAAAATGATCAAGCAGTTTAAACAAATGCGGCAGATGATGTATAAGTTCACGAATGGCAAAGGCGGATTGCCTGCCGGCATGGAAGATATGCTTTCGGGCGTTGATCCCAGTGCGTTAGGTGCTGATCCAGCACAAATGGGCGGTATGATGCCGAGTTTTCCTAACCAGGGCGGGTTTGGTGGTAAAGTCGCCGATTTCGCCATGAAGCGTGCCTTTAAAAAAATTCAAAAAGCTAAGAAAAAGCGAAATAAAAGACGCAAATGAATACAAAAATTTTAACAACTTTAGAATTTGATGAGATTAAAAATCGACTCGATTCTTTTTTAGTAACAGCTAAGGGAAAGGAAAAACTCGCTCAGCTGCTGCCATCCGGAGATGCACAGCGAGTCAGTATTCTGTTAGGGCAGACTGACGATGCTTTGTTAATCGACCGTCGGCGTGGTGGATTGCCAATCAGGGCGACTAACGACCTCACAGAAATTTTCAAACGTATCAAGCTTAAAGCAGTGCTGGCTTCCAGTGAATTGGCTGACTTAAATGCTTCATTGCAATCCAGCCAAGCCGTGATTGATTTCTTTCAAACGATTAAAGACGAAATCTGGTTTGACAATCTGCAGCAGATTTTGTTTCTCGTGA
The Oenococcus kitaharae DSM 17330 DNA segment above includes these coding regions:
- the ylxM gene encoding YlxM family DNA-binding protein, giving the protein MKLAEKQLSTELLAFYGPLLSDKQQDGLQAFLIDDLSVSEIAENDEISRQAVFDQLKRALDSLQEFESKLHLRENYLARRKIETQLQEKFDPRLLTTLIDLEEK
- the ffh gene encoding signal recognition particle protein, yielding MAFENLTSRIQTAMKNLSGKGKVSEGDLDETLREIRLALLEADVNLKIARSFIAQVREKALGAKVLEGLNPSEQIIKIVNDQLTDMMGAQAVPLNKSPKIPTVIMMAGLQGAGKTTTVAKLANKLKNDNHARPLLIAADVYRPAAIEQLQTLGRQLSIPVFDQGTDVDPRQIVKDGLKQADQEKNDYVFIDTAGRLQIDELLMQELKDIEKIAKPDEILLTVDAMTGQNATETAQGFNDALGITGVVLTKLDGDTRGGAALSIREVTGKPIKFVGEGEKVTDLDVFYPDRMASRILGMGDILSLIEKTQKDVDAKQAAAQLQKLQENSFDFNDFLDQLKQVQNMGPMEDMLKMIPGMANNAALAQVQVGPKDFAHMEAIVYSMTPAERLDPELLSPARRRRIAAGSGRPVIDVNKMIKQFKQMRQMMYKFTNGKGGLPAGMEDMLSGVDPSALGADPAQMGGMMPSFPNQGGFGGKVADFAMKRAFKKIQKAKKKRNKRRK